The following proteins are co-located in the Triticum aestivum cultivar Chinese Spring chromosome 1A, IWGSC CS RefSeq v2.1, whole genome shotgun sequence genome:
- the LOC123052722 gene encoding PLAT domain-containing protein 1-like — translation MARAEPGECNLTHPHTNDQTPIRPSTIARLAALLLAFAVAVSTTALAHGRDLPTQIKLTNGGGVVGGDRQECVYTVYVRTGSIWKAGTDANITLELYTAGNADGVAISDLPSWGGLMWQGHSYFERGNLDIFSGRGPCMASAPCRMRVSSDGTGPHHGWYCNYVEVTVTVTGPHRGRAQQLFTVEQWLATDAAPYKLEAVVDRCPADDAASVYDRISSALIVGMLFMASLKDNEAMRKYLLITETFKVDGQSSVNGLKEAAEVCMTVIFRVRIVCTFFQESKHVRKVYIN, via the exons CAATCTCACACATCCCCACACGAACGATCAAACTCCGATCCGCCCGTCAACCATCGCTCGGCtggccgccctcctcctcgccttcgccgtcgccgtctccaCCACCGCGCTGGCGCATGGCCGCGACCTCCCGACCCAGATCAAG CTGACAAATGGCGGCGGCGTGGTTGGCGGCGACAGGCAGGAGTGCGTGTACACGGTGTACGTGCGGACGGGGTCGATCTGGAAGGCCGGGACGGACGCCAACATCACCCTGGAGCTCTACACCGCAGGCAACGCCGACGGCGTGGCCATCTCGGACCTGCCGTCGTGGGGCGGGCTCATGTGGCAGGGCCACTCCTACTTCGAGCGCGGCAACCTCGACATTTTCAGCGGGCGCGGGCCGTGCATGGCCAGCGCGCCCTGCCGCATGAGGGTGTCCTCCGACGGCACCGGCCCGCACCACGGCTGGTACTGCAACTACGTCGAGGTCACCGTCACCGTCACCGGCCCGCACCGCGGCCGCGCCCAGCAGCTCTTCACCGTCGAGCAGTGGCTCGCCACCGACGCCGCGCCCTACAAGCTCGAGGCCGTCGTCGACCGCTGCCCCGCCGATGACGCCGCGTCGGTGTATGACCGA ATAAGCTCAGCACTAATTGTCGGCATGCTCTTCATGGCTTCATTGAAAGATAATGAGGCTAT GAGAAAATATCTCTTAATAACTGAGACTTTCAAGGTTGATGGTCAGAGCAGTGTTAATGGCCTCAAAGAGGCTGCAGAAGTTTGTATGACTGTCATATTCAGGGTCAGAATAGTATGCACGTTCTTCCAAGAATCGAAGCACGTTAGGAAGGTGTACATCAATTGA